Within the Nitrosococcus wardiae genome, the region GTGCATAGAAATATAACCTTCCTTCGTACATAATTAATTTATCACTTTATAGGGACCATACAATAAATAGCTTTAAATGTAGTGCTTTTCAGCCTCCACTCACAGAAGAGCTTATCAATTTATAGCAGAAACACAGTTTCCCAAAGATACTTCAATAAATAGCCATAATTTTTAAACCCTTAAATTCTCATGGGCTTAGATTTGTAAAAATTGCTAAGTTATATACCCAGTTACAATACAACGGAATAAGAATATTGTAAGTTTAGCCTACCCATAATTCCGCAAAGCCAAAAACATCAAGCCCTTATAAACTTCCAATAAGGCGCAATTAGCCTTTCCTGGAAATGGCACCGTTTTTGCTAATTATTCAAGTAAAACAAACTTTGAATAGCAATCAAGTTAAGAGAAATAATTTATGAATAAGTCAATTTTAAATATCAAACCACCGGGCAAAGCCATCATTTTTGTATCTGGCATTGCCTTATCCATAACCTTGTCAGGAAAAGTTCTATCCGCAAATCAGGATTTGCAGGAACAACAGGAAACCAATACACAGGAGCAAGCTCCTGAAAAACCGTTACCGAAAAATGCCTATAAGGCAGATCAATTGCTTGGAAAATCAGTAAAAAACCGGAAGGACGAAAACGTAGGAGAAATAAAAGAATTAGTTATTGATGAATCGGGCCAGATAAAGTATGCAGTCTTATCCCATGGGGGAGGATTACTCAATCTAGGAACAAAAATGACTGCTGTTTCCTGGAAAGTACTGCAGCCATCTCCCGAAGAAGATCATTATATCCTGAACATGGATATAACTAAAGAGCAGTTGTCTGATGCACCTACTTTTAACGAAGATAACTGGCCCACAGAAGCGCAAGTGACTGAGTTCAGTGCTTTCGAGAGCAAAAAAATCGAAAAACCTGAAGCTCAGTAAGGTAAATGTAACCTAAAAATTATGGTTGCATAACGTAATCTCTATCTCTAAAGAGGAGTAAAACCATGAATAGGAAAAATTTACTTAATCTTATTTCCATTTCTGCCGCTGCTCTATCCCTTATGCTAGCAAACACAGCATTCTCGGCTGGTCAGCAAACCCAGCAACGGGGCATGGAAGAAGGCCAGGGGTCTACACAGCAATCAAAATCATTCTCAGAACTAGACCAAAACCAAGATGGTTCTATTAGTGAAGAGGAAGCCGAAAATTGGCACACATTAGGCTCTAAATTCGACGAGGCTGATAGGAATAGCGATCAGACGATTGACAGATCTGAATTTAGTGCCTTTGAAAGGATGGAAGGAGAAAAATCTATGCATCCTCAGGAAGGAGGCATGGGAGGAGAATCTATGCGTCAGCAGGAGAAAGACACGGCGCGTGAAAGAGGAAACTATCCTGATTAACTAAATTTCTTTATTTTTAAAGATTAATTGTGTGACAAGGAAGTCGCACAAAACCCACTTCAACAAAAAAGGCGGCATTACGCCGCCATAAAAATTAGCTTTAATAGCTAAGCATCGCCTTCTATTACAGTCTACATCCGGCTCTCAAAATCTTTTAATTGTTGTTCTGCTTCTTCCCTTTCAATTCCATAACGCTCTTGTAGCTTACCTATAAGACGCTCTCGATTACCTTCAATTTCATCAATCTCATCATCGGTTAATTGACCCCACTTCTGCCTAATCTTTCCTCTGAATTGTTTCCAGTTCCCCTCAATCTGATCCCAGTTAACAGGCATAATTTTGTCTCCTTTGTAAACTCTCTTAACGAATGATATAAATTACTTTGCAACTTCCTATTTTACTTTCTTTATAGACTATCTATACTATATTTTCAAATGATTATTTTTTAGAGGAAAAGGCTATTTAAATGGAAACTTTATTA harbors:
- a CDS encoding CsbD family protein — encoded protein: MPVNWDQIEGNWKQFRGKIRQKWGQLTDDEIDEIEGNRERLIGKLQERYGIEREEAEQQLKDFESRM
- a CDS encoding EF-hand domain-containing protein; translation: MNRKNLLNLISISAAALSLMLANTAFSAGQQTQQRGMEEGQGSTQQSKSFSELDQNQDGSISEEEAENWHTLGSKFDEADRNSDQTIDRSEFSAFERMEGEKSMHPQEGGMGGESMRQQEKDTARERGNYPD
- a CDS encoding PRC-barrel domain-containing protein; protein product: MNKSILNIKPPGKAIIFVSGIALSITLSGKVLSANQDLQEQQETNTQEQAPEKPLPKNAYKADQLLGKSVKNRKDENVGEIKELVIDESGQIKYAVLSHGGGLLNLGTKMTAVSWKVLQPSPEEDHYILNMDITKEQLSDAPTFNEDNWPTEAQVTEFSAFESKKIEKPEAQ